The Mucilaginibacter sp. PAMB04168 genome contains the following window.
TAACGCAACGCCATCCGGTGCTGCGCGTCCTGAACCGGTTTGATCAGGACTTTTATGTGGATGAGCATGGTTTAAAAATACCACTGTCTAACAATTTTACCGCAAGGGTGTTAGTGGCCAATGGTTATATAGACGAACTTTTTGCCAATCGTATAGATACCTTGCAAACCAGGCTGGCCAGGGACGTTTTCAACACAGTAGCGTTTATCAGAAAAGACACCCTTTGGAATGCACAGATAGCGCAAATTTATGTAAACCAAAGCCGCGAGATTGAGTTGATACCCCGTGTAGGCAACCATAAGATACTATTAGGCAATGCCGACTCGCTGGCCAGTAAGTTTCATAACCTGGAAATATTTTATAAACAGGCCTTGCCACAGGTAGGGTGGGATAAATACAAAGTCATCAACATTAAATACGCCAACCAAGTGGTAGGCATCAAAACAGAAGGTTATACTGATAGCACATCAGTAAAAGTTATAAAGCCTAACAAGGCAGATTCATTAGTTAAGAAACAGCAGTTATTTAAAGATACATCATCCCAATTGAATTAGTTATGGAAAAAAGCATACCGCAGGAAAAGAGCTCGCCAATAGTAGTAGGACTGGATATTGGTACTACTAAAATATGCGCTATTGTTGGGCGCAGGAGCAAAAACGGAAAGATAGAAGTACTGGGAATTGGCAAGGCAGAATCGGCCGGTGTAACCCGTGGGATGGTATCGAACATTGATAAAACCGTGCAGGGTATTTTGCAAGCAGTTGATGTGGCAGGCTCACAATCGAACGTCGAAATTCGTATCGTAAACGTGGGTATTGCCGGTCAGCATATTAAAAGCTTACAGCATCGCGGCTTAATTACCCGTCGTGATTTGAATACAGAAATCGGCCGCAAGGATATTGACAAGCTGATTGAAGATATGTATAACCTGGTGATGCCTCCGGGAGAGGAGATCATTCATGTGTTACCACAGGAATTTACGGTTGATAATGAGCC
Protein-coding sequences here:
- a CDS encoding cell division protein FtsQ, with amino-acid sequence MWNRIPWKRIGIMFSWLISITGLIVLMSFISIKKSAVVCTGVRVFIPGNEYFIDQNEVDNILQVSSHTLVGRKMENINIHALEKKLQANPFIESAKVFADMDGLIRVQITQRHPVLRVLNRFDQDFYVDEHGLKIPLSNNFTARVLVANGYIDELFANRIDTLQTRLARDVFNTVAFIRKDTLWNAQIAQIYVNQSREIELIPRVGNHKILLGNADSLASKFHNLEIFYKQALPQVGWDKYKVINIKYANQVVGIKTEGYTDSTSVKVIKPNKADSLVKKQQLFKDTSSQLN